The nucleotide sequence TCAAGAAAAAACCACCTATAACTAAGATCGCGCCTGTAGGTTCTCCACTAATGGGATCCTGTAATTCCAAACCACATTCCTGCTCTAAAAAATCTCTTAAAAACACAGGAATAGTTGCAACTTTCTTATCCCATTCTTTACGTTTAGTTTTATCTATAGTTTCTTGTGCCACAACACTTAAGCTATCACCTATGTGGATTTTTTCAGTAAAATCCCCTGCTTCATTTTTTTTGTTTTCAACCAATATTTCTAAGTCGACTTGATTAGGAGAATTGACCGTATATCTACTAACAGATTGAACCGACTTCTCATTCCCCACAACATTTCCCATAACGGAAGCAGTCTGTGTCAAAAGACCAAAAATAGAGCCTCCCGTTACGAAGCCAAAAAAGATCCCCAGCATGAGCCGGCCCTTATAAGGTTTGACGTAGGAGAGCAGGCGTCCGTAGACTGCCCAGTTTATCTTTTGCTTTTTACCCATATTATCTCACTAAATTTTTGATTTTGCAATATAGGGCAATAGCTTCAAAAGTATATATAGTTTTATTAAAGAATCTCCGGAGTTCACACATGCGTTTTGTTTTCCTTATGGATCCCATTGAGTCAGTTAAGGCCAGAACTGACACCTCATTCATTTTTATGCTCGGTGCTCAACGAGCCCAACACGAAGTCTGGTTTTGCGCCACTCGCAATATTTCTATACTCGATGGCAAAGTTCACATGTCTGCAGAACGACTAAAAGTCATCGAACCTCAAGGTCTCTATGATTTAGACGGAACAGAAAATCCACAAGGCCCATTTGAAGTACTAGAATCTCGCACTCTCATTGATTGTGAAATTGACGCTGTCTTTATTCGCACAGATCCTCCTTTCGATTCTGGCTACTTAATGAACACCTGGATGCTTGATCATCTTCCTGATACCACGGCAATCATTAATTCCCCCCAAGCGATACGTGATGTCAATGAAAAAATCTGGTGTGCAAAATTTACAGAATTCACCCCACGTACACTCATTACATCCAATATGGATCTATACCTCAAATTCCTTACCGAAGAAAAACAAGTCATCGTTAAACCTTGTGACGGTTTTGGCGGACTTGGGATTTTCCGTATAGAAGAAGGTAAAGCCAATGTACGCGTCGCTTTTGAAACCCTTTCTAATCGAGGCCAAGAAGAAGTAATTGTTCAGGCTTACGTCAAAGAAGCAAGCTTAGGCGATAAAAGAATCCTTTTGCTCAACGGTGAAATCCTTGGTGCTGTCTTACGTGTTCATGGAGCTGATGACCATCGCAATAATTTCTATGCTGGCGGATCCGCCATCGCTTGTGAAATCACTGAACGAGAACAAGAAATTTGTGATGCTCTTAAACCATGGCTACAAGAAAAAGGACTTTATTTCACGGGAATCGACTTCCTTGGAGACAAACTAACTGAGGTCAATGTCACTTCTCCGACGTGCCTACAAGAAATGAACCGCCTTTACGATTTGAAACTTGAGGATAAAGTAGTCGCCTTTGTAGAAAATTTAATTATAAGTAAAAGGAAATAACATGCCAGAGCTCACACTCTATTCATCTAATGGCTGCCCTTTCTGTCGTAGAGTCACAAGCTTTATGTCTTCTAAGGGTGTACAAATCAATATCGAAGACCCCTATTCGAGTAGCGAAACTATGTCAACTTTCAAAAAACTCACTGGGAAAACTCAAGTCCCCTGTCTCATGATTAATGGAACTCCAATGCATGAATCAAATGATATCATTACTTGGATAAATGGAAACCTCGTCAAATGAAAGAACAAATCGAACAGGCCATCCTAGCAGTATTACCTGATGCTCAGGTCCATATTATTGATCCTGATGGCGCCCATTTTCAGGGTCTTGTTATTAGTGCTAGTTTTATTGGCATGCCTTTATTAAAGCAGCATAAGCTAGTCATGAATGCCCTTAAAGAAAAATTTGCGACTGATACAGTACATGCTTTGCAACTCAAAACTTTCACTCCCGAAAAGTGGGAAGCTCAAAAATCTAATTATATTAACTAAGGAACTATTATGTCTGACATAAATACTATTATTAAAACTGAGCTCGACGCTCACCCAGTTAAACTTTTCATGAAGGGTATTCCTTCTGCCCCTCAATGCGGTTTTTCTCAAACTGTGATCCAAATTCTCAGTTTCTATGACGTCGAATACTCAGCAATGAATATCCTCGAAAACCCTGACTTCCGTCAAGGCTTAAAAGACTATTTTGAATGGCCTACTTTCCCACAACTCGTTGTGAAAGGCGAACTCGTTGGTGGCTGTGACATCATTATGGAACTCCACGAAAGTGGTGAGTTAAAAGAACTTTTGGAATCCGCTACTAAGTAATGGCTAAAGTTCCAGACACTATGCCCGACTTCAGTAAATCTGAAGACGGGCTTATCCCCGCTGTAGCGCAAGACGCTATAACGGGAGAGATTCTTATGCTCGCTTATGTCAACAAGGCTGCTTGGGAAGAAACGCTCCGTTCCAAGCGTGCTTGCTATTGGTCACGCTCACGTTCTAAGCTCTGGAAAAAAGGCGAAGAATCTGGGAATTGGCAAGAGATTAAAGAGATCCTTGTAGACTGTGATGGCGATTCGATTATCTATAAAATTGAGCAAGTCGGTGGAATTGCCTGTCATACAGGCCGTAAATCCTGCTTTTTTTACAAATATGAAAATGATAATTTCAGCATCAATTCTGATCCCATTATTGATCCAGCACAACTTTATAAAAAATAAGCCTTTCTATATAAAGCAGGGCATTTGCCCCTGTTTTATATACGCTTGTATCTGATCTAAAAAAGATTTCTAATTTTTCTTTACAGTTTAAAATTACAAATTGATGATCAGTAGTACTTTACTCTCAATTAAATTGGAGAGATACGATGAACTTAAACCTCATTATCGCACAAACTGAACTTGCCACTAGCTTTTGGCAAAAAACTTATTACAACAATACCATATCACTATGGTTAACTAGCCTGGGCTTTGTCCTAGGTAGCGTGATTATTGGCAAAGCTATTTATTGGCTTTTTTCCAAACTCGTAAAAGCTCTCACCAATAAAACAAAAAATACATTAGATGACCTCGTCGTCGATCTCGTAGAAGAACCTATTGTCGCTGCATTTATTGCTTCAGGCATCTACTTTTCTCTTAGCTTACTAACTCTACCTCCTATGCTAGAAAGAATTATTGCCAAATCATACACCATGGTCGTTACTCTTTTAGTTGCTTGGCTAATTACACGTTTTTTCGAAGCCTTCTATCAAAACATCCTTCAACCATGGGCCGATAAAACTGACAATGATCTCGATGATCAACTACTCCCTGTTATCCGCAAGGGTATACGCTCAATTATTTGGATTGTAGCTCTTATTATCGGCCTCAATAATGCCGGCTACGATGTAGGTGCTATGATTGCAGGTTTGGGTATCGGGGGCTTCGCCCTTGCGATGGCCGCAAAAGACACTGTCGCAAATGTTTTCGGTGGCTTCACTATTTTCACAGACAAACCCTTCAAAATGGGTGATCGTATCGAGATTGGTGGTGTTGATGGCACGGTCGTCGAAATTGGTATTCGTAGCACTCGTATAAAAACCTTAGCAGGCCGGATTGTTACGATGCCCAACAATACATTCTCAGACTCTCCTGTAGAAAACATATCTATTGAGCCCAGCCGAAAAATCGTACTCAACTTAGGCTTAACTTATGATACTAAGCCTGAGCAAATCGAGGAAGCGATTGCAGTTCTTAAAGAAATTGTAGCTGAAAATAAATCTACCGAAGAAGATGTCATCACTTCTTTTAACGGCTTCGGGGATTTCGCTTTAAATATCATGTTCATTTATTATATCACTAAAGATGAAGATATTGCTAACACTCAAACTGACATGAACTTGGAGATCCTTAAGCGTTTTAATGAGAAAAAACTAGACTTTGCCTTCCCAACACAGACTCTGCACAATATCAACGCTTAATTAATCTGTGACTAATGTGCCAATTTGTGGTGACAAATTGGCGCAAAGTTTGTCTCAAGTAGTCGTCGAAAACTCCTTGAGGCCAGAGACCTTCAACCTATATTCATACTGTTTTTAAATAATAAACAGGAGAATATCCCCACATGGAAAAACAATTCCAAACTGAAGTAAGCGAGCTCCTTAAGCTCGTCATTAATTCACTCTACTCAAATCGCGACATTTTTCTTCGCGAACTCGTTTCTAATTCCTCTGATGCCATTGATAAAGTTCGTTTCAATTCACTCTCAGACAAGTCTTTAGATATCGCCAATGGTGACCTTAAAATTAAGATCATTGCTGATAAAGATAAAAAGACTTTCACTGTTATTGATAACGGTGTAGGCATGACTGAAACTGAAGTTGAAGAAAACATCGGTACAATCGCACACTCAGGCACTAAGTCTTTTGTTGAAAAACTCCAAAGTAATAAAGACGAAAACACGCCAGACCTTATCGGTCAATTCGGTGTAGGTTTCTACTCTGCTTTTATGGTTGCAGATAAAGTAGATGTTTATACTCGTAGTGCTTCGGCTGATAAAGCTGACGGCGTACACTGGCATTCAGAAGGTACTGGATCTTATACAATTGATAAAACTGAACTTGCTGAGCATGGAACTAAGATCGTTCTTCACCTCAAAGAAGATGCTGAAGAATACTTAGAAGACTGGAAAATTCGCAAAATCGTCAAGACTTACTCAGATTTCCTTTCTTACCCGATCACTATGGACGTAGAAAAATCTCTTCCTAAAGCTGATGAAGATGCTGAGCCAGAAACTACGATTGAGGAAGAAACTCTCAACTCAATGAAAGCAATCTGGACTAAAGCTAAAGCTGACGTGACAGATGTTGAATACAAAGAATTTTACCGCCACATTTCTCAAGATCACCAAGATCCTGCAGAAATCATCCATTACCGTGCAGAAGGTAATCTCGAATTCGATTCACTGCTTTTCGTTCCTGACCGTGCCCCAATGGACATGTTCATGCAGCAAGAGAATAAAGGCATCAGCCTTTATGTGAAACGCGTTTTCATCATGGATGATTGCAAAGATCTCATCCCTGACTACCTCCGTTTTGTTAAAGGTGTGGTTGATTCAGCTGACCTCCCTCTTAATGTTTCTCGCGAAATCCTCCAAGAAGATCGCGTTATTCGCACCATTCGCAAAAACATCGTTAAAAAAGTTATTTCGACTCTCAAGAAAATGAAGAACAATGACTTCGATAAGTACAGTAAATTCTGGCAAGAGTTTGGTAAAGTACTCAAAGAAGGCGTAAGCAACGATTGGGAAAACAAAGATAAGCTTACTGAGCTCCTAATTTTCGAATCATCTTCTACTGAAGCAGGTAAATTCACTAGTCTTGATGACTACGTAAAACGTATGCCTGAAGATCAAAAAGAGATTTATTACATCTCTGGTTTA is from Lentisphaera profundi and encodes:
- the gshB gene encoding glutathione synthase translates to MRFVFLMDPIESVKARTDTSFIFMLGAQRAQHEVWFCATRNISILDGKVHMSAERLKVIEPQGLYDLDGTENPQGPFEVLESRTLIDCEIDAVFIRTDPPFDSGYLMNTWMLDHLPDTTAIINSPQAIRDVNEKIWCAKFTEFTPRTLITSNMDLYLKFLTEEKQVIVKPCDGFGGLGIFRIEEGKANVRVAFETLSNRGQEEVIVQAYVKEASLGDKRILLLNGEILGAVLRVHGADDHRNNFYAGGSAIACEITEREQEICDALKPWLQEKGLYFTGIDFLGDKLTEVNVTSPTCLQEMNRLYDLKLEDKVVAFVENLIISKRK
- the htpG gene encoding molecular chaperone HtpG, with translation MEKQFQTEVSELLKLVINSLYSNRDIFLRELVSNSSDAIDKVRFNSLSDKSLDIANGDLKIKIIADKDKKTFTVIDNGVGMTETEVEENIGTIAHSGTKSFVEKLQSNKDENTPDLIGQFGVGFYSAFMVADKVDVYTRSASADKADGVHWHSEGTGSYTIDKTELAEHGTKIVLHLKEDAEEYLEDWKIRKIVKTYSDFLSYPITMDVEKSLPKADEDAEPETTIEEETLNSMKAIWTKAKADVTDVEYKEFYRHISQDHQDPAEIIHYRAEGNLEFDSLLFVPDRAPMDMFMQQENKGISLYVKRVFIMDDCKDLIPDYLRFVKGVVDSADLPLNVSREILQEDRVIRTIRKNIVKKVISTLKKMKNNDFDKYSKFWQEFGKVLKEGVSNDWENKDKLTELLIFESSSTEAGKFTSLDDYVKRMPEDQKEIYYISGLSRGAVENSPQLEAFKKKGFEVLFFIDPIDEWVTQSLTEFDTKAVKSVAKGDLELDEKEKEELEKENENFKTPLESIQKVLDDEIKEVRFSSRLTDSPCCLVADENGMGVNMENIYKAMNQDVPHQKRTLELNKDHAVVQHMLKVAEKDAASDELKDYSALLYDQALLNEGSAIKDPARFTSLITKFMVKSI
- a CDS encoding mechanosensitive ion channel family protein; amino-acid sequence: MNLNLIIAQTELATSFWQKTYYNNTISLWLTSLGFVLGSVIIGKAIYWLFSKLVKALTNKTKNTLDDLVVDLVEEPIVAAFIASGIYFSLSLLTLPPMLERIIAKSYTMVVTLLVAWLITRFFEAFYQNILQPWADKTDNDLDDQLLPVIRKGIRSIIWIVALIIGLNNAGYDVGAMIAGLGIGGFALAMAAKDTVANVFGGFTIFTDKPFKMGDRIEIGGVDGTVVEIGIRSTRIKTLAGRIVTMPNNTFSDSPVENISIEPSRKIVLNLGLTYDTKPEQIEEAIAVLKEIVAENKSTEEDVITSFNGFGDFALNIMFIYYITKDEDIANTQTDMNLEILKRFNEKKLDFAFPTQTLHNINA
- the hisI gene encoding phosphoribosyl-AMP cyclohydrolase, which encodes MAKVPDTMPDFSKSEDGLIPAVAQDAITGEILMLAYVNKAAWEETLRSKRACYWSRSRSKLWKKGEESGNWQEIKEILVDCDGDSIIYKIEQVGGIACHTGRKSCFFYKYENDNFSINSDPIIDPAQLYKK
- a CDS encoding glutaredoxin family protein: MPELTLYSSNGCPFCRRVTSFMSSKGVQINIEDPYSSSETMSTFKKLTGKTQVPCLMINGTPMHESNDIITWINGNLVK
- a CDS encoding BolA family protein — its product is MKEQIEQAILAVLPDAQVHIIDPDGAHFQGLVISASFIGMPLLKQHKLVMNALKEKFATDTVHALQLKTFTPEKWEAQKSNYIN
- the grxD gene encoding Grx4 family monothiol glutaredoxin — protein: MSDINTIIKTELDAHPVKLFMKGIPSAPQCGFSQTVIQILSFYDVEYSAMNILENPDFRQGLKDYFEWPTFPQLVVKGELVGGCDIIMELHESGELKELLESATK